The Candidatus Lokiarchaeota archaeon genome window below encodes:
- a CDS encoding CPBP family intramembrane metalloprotease, protein MHTRCQSVVMEDPDYHAMQEADTIGIFEPGSNIEREVDWDRLFHVLVLTGAAFAFTIALGLVIMIPLFILGGISVNLTTLQIEIAPWAFLAITISELGFLVPPIRYIRKHGFDFDAIGLKRGTPVKEILFGLGTGAVMLASNILITFIVYELVGYPEGDQVGLIYAQTIPELVAWVVVMFVVVGLSEELLFRGFLQRRMDIYFRDRRSRYKLISLVITSLIFAAIHLDLYGMPARFVLGLFLGWLAQKRNYSIIGPTVAHGLNNSVVVILAFLGI, encoded by the coding sequence ATGCATACGAGGTGTCAGTCCGTGGTTATGGAAGACCCAGACTACCATGCAATGCAGGAAGCCGATACAATAGGCATATTTGAACCAGGAAGTAATATCGAACGCGAAGTCGACTGGGATAGGCTTTTCCATGTATTGGTGTTGACTGGTGCAGCTTTTGCCTTCACAATAGCACTCGGCTTGGTCATCATGATCCCCCTTTTCATACTGGGCGGGATATCAGTCAACTTGACCACGTTGCAGATTGAAATCGCCCCTTGGGCATTTTTGGCAATAACAATTTCAGAACTTGGATTCTTAGTTCCGCCAATCAGATATATCCGAAAGCACGGTTTCGACTTTGATGCAATTGGCCTTAAACGGGGAACACCGGTCAAAGAAATCCTCTTCGGCTTAGGAACCGGGGCTGTCATGCTTGCGTCAAACATACTGATTACCTTCATCGTCTATGAACTAGTAGGCTATCCAGAGGGTGATCAGGTGGGGCTTATCTATGCCCAGACTATTCCAGAACTAGTCGCTTGGGTTGTTGTTATGTTTGTGGTTGTAGGACTTTCAGAAGAACTCCTCTTCCGAGGCTTCCTCCAAAGGAGAATGGATATCTATTTCCGAGATAGAAGAAGTCGCTACAAACTCATTTCGCTCGTTATTACTTCCCTAATTTTCGCCGCGATACACCTAGATCTCTATGGTATGCCTGCCCGTTTTGTACTCGGGCTGTTCCTTGGTTGGTTAGCCCAAAAAAGGAATTATTCCATAATAGGACCTACAGTTGCTCATGGTTTAAACAATTCAGTGGTTGTTATCCTGGCGTTTCTCGGAATCTAA
- a CDS encoding dodecin domain-containing protein yields the protein MTTVVKVIELIGESEESWEKAAENALKKAAETIRNIVGLDVDHFTAKVDGGKIVAYRANVKVAFEYEG from the coding sequence ATGACTACGGTTGTCAAAGTTATAGAGCTTATTGGGGAATCTGAAGAATCTTGGGAAAAGGCCGCTGAAAATGCGTTGAAAAAGGCAGCAGAGACGATTAGAAACATCGTCGGTCTTGATGTGGATCATTTCACTGCTAAGGTAGATGGCGGCAAGATTGTTGCCTATCGTGCAAATGTGAAAGTTGCTTTCGAATACGAAGGCTAG
- a CDS encoding ABC transporter permease subunit: protein MSSERKNSKLWRIRSMFLKELNLIKNDKYALLLVFVLPGMIMGTMFVAIEQGEAGQMMGETSDESSGDVLSVGVVDADPTNTYPGQDLSENFTWYLQESSSLLVTMYDTEEEALDALYRDSVDAYAVIPYGFEGNISGDIPAFVQIHISSTNFDQQSAVYTAFSQAIVSFRSDHGWIKGEVRMKNVREFEPEGNYTAATFGVFLLVFASFIATAATAAQAIVGDIPLNRMLLTPATKLEAILSKTLAYFTVGMIQAQFLLVLWIGLFGIVPNTDYLTLNAVLALMAFSGSALGVFISTLCNTRLQANQSFLLLLFSSFIVGTGFMDVGIVDEYYPLNLGRVMLFDTAFKGLPITYFTPDIIRVLIFSSAMLLLAYIVFMNRQTLA from the coding sequence TTGTCCTCGGAACGAAAGAACTCCAAGCTGTGGCGCATTCGCTCTATGTTCTTGAAGGAGCTAAACCTCATCAAGAATGACAAATATGCCCTCTTGCTGGTTTTCGTTTTGCCTGGTATGATTATGGGCACGATGTTCGTTGCTATCGAACAAGGAGAAGCAGGTCAGATGATGGGGGAAACATCCGATGAATCCTCGGGTGATGTTCTGTCAGTGGGCGTTGTAGATGCAGATCCCACAAACACGTACCCGGGACAGGACCTATCCGAGAATTTCACTTGGTATCTCCAAGAGAGTTCTAGTCTACTAGTGACAATGTATGATACCGAGGAAGAAGCCCTTGATGCTCTTTACAGGGACTCTGTGGATGCCTATGCTGTAATACCGTATGGATTTGAGGGTAACATATCAGGGGATATTCCCGCTTTCGTTCAGATTCATATCAGCTCTACGAATTTCGATCAACAATCAGCAGTATATACCGCTTTTAGCCAAGCCATAGTGTCTTTTCGTTCGGATCACGGTTGGATAAAGGGCGAAGTCAGGATGAAGAACGTTAGAGAATTTGAGCCGGAGGGAAACTACACTGCAGCCACCTTCGGAGTTTTTCTTCTTGTATTTGCATCATTTATTGCAACAGCTGCCACTGCTGCACAAGCTATTGTTGGCGATATACCCCTCAACCGGATGCTTCTTACCCCAGCAACGAAACTCGAGGCAATACTATCCAAGACTCTGGCCTATTTCACGGTGGGTATGATTCAAGCTCAATTCCTGTTGGTTCTATGGATTGGTCTATTTGGCATTGTACCTAATACCGATTATCTTACCCTCAACGCCGTATTGGCTCTTATGGCATTCTCTGGCTCTGCTCTGGGTGTCTTTATTTCCACTTTATGCAATACTCGTCTCCAGGCGAATCAATCATTTCTACTTCTTCTGTTTTCCTCTTTCATAGTCGGGACAGGCTTCATGGATGTGGGAATTGTTGATGAGTACTATCCTTTGAACCTTGGCCGAGTGATGCTATTTGACACCGCGTTCAAGGGCCTGCCTATCACTTATTTCACTCCCGATATTATACGAGTTCTGATTTTCTCCTCTGCCATGTTGCTCTTAGCATATATTGTCTTCATGAATAGGCAGACGTTGGCATAG